From Caulobacter segnis, a single genomic window includes:
- a CDS encoding alpha/beta hydrolase: MTHGAENFYKSDRVTVQAVTFKTQYQMTVAGSLITPKNLAPGAKAPALVVGHPMGAVKEQSATLYAIKMAEQGFVTLAIDLPFWGGSQGEPRNAVAPDLYAEAFSAAVDFLGTRPFVDRERIGGIGVCGSGSFILSAAKIDPRLKAIATVSMYDMGAANRDGLNHAVSVEQRKQMIAAAAQKRWAEFEGGPVEVAGGTTLQLTSDTDPIQREFYDFYRTPRGEVTPPGASRERTTKPTVTSNIKFMNFYPFNDLETISPRPLLFISGDQAHSKEFSAEAYRRAAEPKELVWVAGAGHVDLYDRVDLIPFAKLTRFFQQHLAV, from the coding sequence ATGACCCATGGCGCTGAAAACTTCTACAAGAGCGACCGCGTGACCGTTCAGGCGGTCACCTTCAAGACTCAGTATCAAATGACGGTCGCAGGCAGCCTCATCACGCCAAAGAACCTGGCCCCGGGCGCCAAGGCGCCGGCGCTGGTCGTTGGCCATCCGATGGGCGCCGTCAAGGAACAGAGCGCAACCCTCTACGCCATCAAGATGGCCGAGCAGGGCTTCGTGACCCTGGCCATCGACCTGCCGTTCTGGGGCGGAAGCCAAGGTGAGCCGCGCAACGCCGTCGCGCCGGACCTCTACGCCGAGGCGTTCAGCGCCGCGGTGGATTTCCTGGGCACGCGCCCCTTCGTCGATCGCGAGCGGATCGGCGGCATCGGGGTGTGCGGCAGCGGCAGCTTCATCTTGAGCGCGGCCAAGATCGACCCGCGCCTGAAAGCGATCGCCACCGTCAGCATGTACGACATGGGCGCGGCCAATCGCGATGGCCTGAACCACGCCGTCTCGGTCGAGCAGCGCAAGCAGATGATCGCCGCGGCGGCCCAGAAGCGCTGGGCCGAGTTCGAAGGCGGTCCGGTCGAGGTCGCCGGCGGCACAACGCTGCAACTGACGTCCGACACCGATCCTATCCAGCGCGAGTTCTACGACTTCTACCGCACGCCGCGCGGCGAGGTGACGCCGCCTGGCGCGTCGCGAGAGCGCACCACCAAGCCGACGGTGACGAGCAACATCAAGTTCATGAACTTCTACCCGTTCAACGACCTTGAGACGATCTCGCCGCGCCCGTTGCTGTTCATCAGCGGCGACCAGGCTCACTCCAAGGAGTTCAGCGCCGAGGCGTACCGCCGCGCCGCCGAGCCGAAGGAACTAGTCTGGGTGGCCGGCGCGGGCCACGTTGACCTCTACGACCGGGTGGACCTGATCCCGTTCGCCAAGCTGACCCGCTTCTTCCAGCAACACCTGGCCGTCTAG